From Paenibacillus sp. V4I7, one genomic window encodes:
- a CDS encoding alpha-L-arabinofuranosidase C-terminal domain-containing protein translates to MQARAKIQVKTNQVRKDRINPYIFGHFVEDIRDHMNAMLAYPLADMDFESADVTCRGLSGRWRPYTNGKSTMYGLESAAAHHSGHSQLVRIYSDDEAYAGISQAIAVKQDRDGYYLALYARASIEIKYVVAEIVDTTSGEVLGRTRIDLVSHNWKHYESRLTVSRSYEQAEFRLYVPSDHERWLDHVSTGMLWLDHISLLPSDSVGNVRKEVMDMTRDLNAGMMRLAGNYISAYHWQQAIGPVYERPCVVNEAWGGWTNKYFGTDEFIGFCRELNVEPLICVNDGSGTPEEAAEWVEYCNGDTNSPMGKLRAANGHAEPYGVKYWEIGNEVWGAWQVGHCSAEQFTERYMRFAQSMKAIDPGIRLLACGNEKMDWNITLLERAAEQIDYLTLHLYHGYNRFGMNAHTPKEERYKAILSYPEWTRETVRQLREMFGTSARYAHLKLAITEYNMMYYPNTIRKGLPNEHTLEAAAANAANLNEYIRNSDLIEIGSFSDLVNGWLGGCIRVGDFYADQFRGKSAGRSENSLTVYGTPSYYVMKMYGNRDLGYVVESHTDCGSFQVGSLAPAAPQLDNLPNLDVVACTNDRGDKLTIFMVNRSLEDTLTDVQLDGFAESGTAHLLEVTADDYESINSVQNPDAVVCEAHELSVMKSQVTCQLRASSVYVLEITR, encoded by the coding sequence ATGCAAGCAAGAGCTAAGATCCAGGTGAAGACGAATCAAGTCCGTAAAGACAGAATTAATCCTTACATATTCGGACATTTTGTGGAAGATATCCGTGATCATATGAATGCGATGTTGGCCTATCCACTTGCGGATATGGATTTTGAAAGTGCAGACGTGACATGTAGGGGGCTCTCCGGACGCTGGCGTCCTTATACGAATGGGAAAAGCACCATGTATGGCCTTGAGTCTGCTGCTGCGCATCATTCCGGACATAGTCAGTTGGTACGTATCTATAGTGACGACGAGGCATACGCAGGTATAAGTCAAGCGATTGCTGTGAAACAAGATCGGGATGGCTATTATTTGGCTCTGTATGCACGAGCTTCTATCGAAATCAAGTATGTTGTAGCAGAGATTGTAGATACGACGAGTGGAGAAGTGCTTGGGCGGACGCGAATAGATCTGGTTAGCCATAACTGGAAGCATTATGAATCGCGATTGACGGTCAGTCGGTCTTATGAGCAAGCGGAGTTCAGATTATATGTACCTTCGGATCATGAGCGCTGGCTGGATCATGTATCCACGGGGATGCTTTGGCTTGATCATATTTCACTCTTGCCTTCTGACAGCGTAGGCAATGTTCGTAAAGAAGTCATGGATATGACTAGGGACTTAAACGCCGGCATGATGCGGCTTGCAGGGAATTATATTAGTGCCTATCATTGGCAGCAGGCGATTGGCCCTGTATATGAGCGGCCCTGTGTAGTCAATGAAGCATGGGGAGGATGGACCAATAAGTATTTTGGTACGGATGAGTTTATTGGGTTTTGCCGTGAACTGAATGTGGAGCCTCTGATTTGTGTAAACGACGGGTCAGGTACTCCGGAGGAAGCTGCCGAGTGGGTTGAGTATTGCAATGGCGATACGAATTCCCCTATGGGAAAACTGCGGGCTGCTAATGGGCACGCCGAGCCGTATGGTGTGAAGTACTGGGAGATCGGCAACGAAGTTTGGGGAGCATGGCAGGTCGGGCATTGCAGCGCCGAGCAATTCACAGAACGCTACATGCGATTTGCCCAATCTATGAAAGCAATCGATCCAGGGATTAGGCTGCTCGCTTGCGGTAATGAGAAAATGGATTGGAACATAACCTTGCTGGAACGAGCTGCTGAGCAGATCGATTACTTAACCTTGCATTTGTATCACGGATATAACCGTTTTGGGATGAATGCTCATACGCCGAAAGAAGAGCGCTATAAGGCCATCCTCTCTTATCCGGAATGGACGAGGGAGACCGTAAGGCAATTAAGGGAGATGTTCGGAACATCCGCCCGTTATGCTCACCTGAAATTGGCGATCACCGAGTACAATATGATGTATTATCCGAATACCATCCGCAAGGGTCTTCCGAATGAACACACCTTAGAAGCAGCGGCTGCAAATGCAGCGAATTTGAATGAATACATTCGAAATAGCGATTTGATTGAAATAGGCAGCTTCTCCGACCTCGTCAACGGCTGGCTTGGCGGATGTATCCGAGTAGGGGATTTCTATGCGGATCAGTTTCGGGGTAAGTCCGCTGGCAGAAGCGAGAATTCCTTGACCGTGTACGGAACTCCAAGCTATTATGTCATGAAAATGTATGGAAACCGAGACTTGGGCTATGTGGTGGAGAGCCATACCGATTGCGGCAGCTTTCAAGTGGGTAGCCTTGCGCCTGCTGCACCACAGCTTGATAACCTGCCGAATTTGGACGTCGTGGCTTGTACGAATGATCGTGGCGATAAACTGACAATCTTTATGGTGAATCGAAGTCTCGAAGATACGCTAACCGACGTGCAGTTGGACGGATTTGCAGAGTCGGGCACAGCTCATCTGTTGGAAGTAACAGCGGACGATTATGAATCAATAAATAGTGTGCAAAATCCGGATGCGGTGGTCTGCGAAGCTCATGAATTATCAGTAATGAAATCTCAAGTGACCTGTCAGCTGAGGGCGTCATCCGTCTATGTATTAGAAATCACTCGCTAA
- a CDS encoding carbohydrate ABC transporter permease: MREQTPKKRNSDEKIFDAVVNSLAVIILVVVLYPLLFIVSASFSDPALVLNGEVLLLPKQITLEAYKNVFQNAQIWNGYGNTIVYTIVGTAINLIMTTLAAYPLSRPDLPGRGVIMFFVTLTMFFSGGLIPSYLLVKNLGMVDTMWALVIPGAIATYNLIVMRTYFQSNIPWEIQEAAHIDGCSNWKLLTHVILPLSKPILAVMILFYAVGHWNSFFNALIYIRSKDMYPLQLVLREVLMVSQADAVDSNVGLESKVLLAESIKYVVIIISSLPVLLMYPFVQKHFVKGVMIGSLKG, encoded by the coding sequence ATGAGGGAACAAACGCCCAAGAAAAGAAATTCGGATGAGAAAATATTCGATGCTGTCGTTAACTCATTGGCTGTCATTATATTGGTAGTGGTGCTCTACCCGTTACTATTTATCGTTAGTGCATCCTTCAGTGACCCAGCTTTGGTGCTGAATGGCGAAGTGCTTTTACTTCCTAAACAGATTACTTTAGAGGCATACAAGAATGTATTTCAAAACGCTCAAATATGGAACGGATATGGAAATACCATTGTGTATACGATTGTTGGTACGGCGATCAATCTAATCATGACAACATTAGCGGCCTATCCGCTTTCAAGACCAGACCTGCCTGGGCGGGGTGTTATCATGTTTTTCGTAACGCTTACGATGTTTTTCAGCGGGGGGCTCATTCCATCTTATCTCCTCGTTAAAAACTTAGGTATGGTGGATACGATGTGGGCGCTAGTGATACCTGGCGCAATTGCCACCTATAATCTGATTGTCATGAGAACTTATTTTCAATCCAATATCCCTTGGGAGATCCAAGAAGCGGCACACATCGACGGATGTTCGAACTGGAAGCTTTTGACACACGTGATATTGCCGCTTTCCAAGCCGATCTTGGCAGTCATGATCCTGTTTTACGCTGTCGGTCACTGGAATTCATTCTTCAATGCATTGATCTATATTCGGAGCAAAGATATGTACCCGTTACAACTTGTGCTGCGTGAAGTGCTGATGGTCAGTCAGGCGGATGCGGTTGACAGCAATGTGGGACTGGAATCCAAAGTACTGCTGGCTGAGAGTATCAAATATGTGGTTATTATTATTTCTAGCTTACCGGTACTGCTAATGTATCCTTTTGTACAGAAGCATTTTGTGAAGGGCGTTATGATTGGTTCATTAAAAGGATAA
- a CDS encoding sugar ABC transporter permease gives MKSTANTVGVASRSKTRRSSLLKSMGSRYDLYLMLLIPIAWYLVFHYGPLYGLQIAFKNFSPAKGISGSAWVGLDHFKRFVESYYFWRLLWNTISINLFSLLFAFPIPILLALLITEIRNKAFSKIVQNITYIPHFISVVVMVGMLMVFLSPQGGPVNTIIEAFGGAPVRFLDSAGLFKSIFIGSNIWQNMGWQSIIYIAALSGVNPQLYEAAKMDGASRLRRIWHVSIPGILPVIVILLILDVGHFMNVGFEKILLMQNNLNLESSDVISTFVYSAGILKGEYSYTAAIGLFNSIVNLMLLILVNRFARKKAETSLW, from the coding sequence ATGAAGAGTACGGCAAATACTGTGGGCGTTGCGTCTCGATCCAAAACGAGGCGCTCCAGCCTCTTAAAATCGATGGGTAGTCGATACGATCTCTACCTGATGCTGCTGATACCTATCGCCTGGTACCTTGTGTTCCATTATGGACCTTTGTATGGTTTGCAGATTGCATTTAAAAACTTCAGTCCGGCCAAGGGGATCAGTGGCAGTGCATGGGTGGGTTTGGATCATTTCAAACGCTTTGTAGAATCTTATTATTTCTGGAGGCTCCTGTGGAACACCATTTCGATAAACTTGTTCTCCCTATTGTTTGCTTTTCCTATTCCAATACTGCTGGCTTTACTTATTACTGAAATCCGTAACAAAGCATTCAGCAAAATTGTGCAAAACATTACTTACATCCCTCATTTTATATCTGTCGTCGTCATGGTAGGCATGCTGATGGTGTTTTTATCTCCGCAAGGGGGTCCTGTGAATACGATCATTGAAGCATTTGGCGGGGCACCGGTTCGATTTCTGGATTCAGCTGGCTTGTTTAAGTCCATCTTTATTGGATCTAACATATGGCAAAATATGGGGTGGCAATCGATTATTTATATTGCGGCTCTTAGCGGAGTCAACCCGCAGCTGTACGAGGCGGCCAAAATGGATGGTGCAAGTCGATTGCGGCGCATTTGGCATGTCTCCATTCCAGGCATTCTCCCTGTCATCGTCATCCTGCTCATTCTTGATGTTGGACATTTCATGAATGTCGGTTTCGAGAAAATTTTGTTAATGCAAAATAATTTGAACTTGGAATCTAGTGATGTCATATCTACCTTCGTCTATTCAGCAGGTATTCTTAAAGGAGAATACAGCTATACAGCAGCAATTGGCCTGTTTAACTCTATTGTTAACTTAATGCTGCTGATACTCGTAAATCGCTTTGCCCGTAAAAAGGCAGAGACAAGCTTATGGTAA
- a CDS encoding extracellular solute-binding protein has translation MKRNWGTLLLSTLVVSGMTLTACSSDTTSKKNENKSNTDAEKSVSIAGFPIVNEPLKLKMFTRIAPSNGPFKDMPVFQDYEKLSNIQVEFIEAPTDGFPEKKNLLFASNELPDAMYRSGLTPLEAIRYGSGGQLIPLEKLIDSYAPNLKKLMDTYPEIRSAITTPEGHIYAIPGIVSVNAARTDKRWMNQAWLKKLNLKEPETTDDLYEVLKAFRDKDPNGNGKQDELPMTARNALSIVPIMAGSFGLDFQLGYNINLENNKVNIWMGSDRNKELLMYLNKLYSEKLLDQELFTAKEAQYLAKQGSGNTGFFFDQTNNPMLDTKVADQYIGIAPVKGPHGDRLQLAAPVPRDFGAFAITSVNKNPEATMRWVDYFYGDEGSTLLRFGRLNENYEMRNGIPFYTDAFLATGNQSKITPYAGGGAPHLISEKVASYINPPQVQEAQKKLDPFMPKIRYAAPMFDEQTAQQINMLRNDIDKYYDEQSTKFIAGALSFDKWGEFQATLKKMKIDELQKLYQAAYDNLKK, from the coding sequence ATGAAAAGAAATTGGGGGACTTTACTGCTTTCCACATTAGTAGTTTCAGGTATGACACTTACCGCATGCAGCTCGGATACGACGAGCAAGAAGAATGAGAACAAATCCAATACAGATGCAGAGAAAAGTGTGTCTATAGCCGGATTTCCCATTGTCAATGAACCGCTTAAGCTGAAGATGTTCACAAGAATTGCGCCATCCAACGGACCCTTTAAGGATATGCCGGTGTTCCAGGACTATGAAAAATTGAGCAATATTCAGGTTGAATTTATCGAGGCGCCAACCGATGGTTTTCCTGAGAAAAAGAACCTTTTGTTTGCATCTAATGAGCTCCCTGATGCGATGTACCGCTCAGGCCTTACACCTTTAGAAGCAATCCGCTACGGTTCAGGCGGCCAATTAATTCCGCTCGAGAAGCTGATTGATTCGTACGCTCCAAACCTGAAAAAATTAATGGATACCTATCCTGAGATTCGTTCAGCCATTACAACACCCGAAGGCCATATTTATGCCATCCCGGGTATTGTAAGCGTCAACGCTGCCAGAACTGACAAAAGATGGATGAATCAAGCATGGCTGAAGAAGCTGAACCTGAAGGAACCTGAGACTACGGACGATCTGTACGAGGTGCTAAAAGCTTTCCGGGATAAAGATCCTAATGGCAACGGTAAGCAAGACGAGCTTCCGATGACAGCACGCAACGCCTTAAGTATCGTACCTATCATGGCCGGATCTTTTGGTCTGGATTTTCAGTTAGGTTATAACATTAACTTGGAGAATAACAAGGTTAATATTTGGATGGGCAGTGATCGGAATAAAGAATTATTGATGTATTTAAACAAGCTGTACTCGGAAAAACTGCTGGATCAGGAACTATTTACTGCGAAAGAAGCTCAATATCTGGCCAAGCAAGGGTCAGGAAATACCGGCTTCTTCTTTGATCAGACGAACAATCCCATGCTGGACACGAAAGTTGCAGATCAATATATTGGCATAGCCCCGGTTAAGGGACCGCATGGTGACAGACTGCAGTTAGCCGCTCCGGTACCAAGGGATTTTGGAGCTTTTGCCATCACCTCGGTTAACAAGAATCCGGAAGCAACAATGCGATGGGTAGATTATTTCTACGGCGACGAAGGTTCCACTTTGCTGCGATTCGGTCGTCTGAATGAGAATTATGAAATGCGCAATGGGATTCCCTTTTATACAGATGCCTTTTTGGCGACAGGCAATCAATCCAAAATCACCCCTTACGCTGGAGGCGGGGCACCGCATCTGATCAGCGAGAAGGTTGCTTCTTACATCAATCCGCCACAGGTCCAGGAAGCTCAAAAGAAACTCGATCCTTTCATGCCGAAGATTCGCTATGCAGCGCCTATGTTTGACGAGCAAACAGCCCAACAAATCAATATGCTGCGGAACGATATTGATAAATATTACGATGAGCAGAGCACCAAGTTTATTGCAGGCGCCCTTAGCTTCGATAAGTGGGGAGAGTTCCAGGCCACTTTGAAGAAAATGAAAATAGACGAGCTGCAAAAGCTGTATCAGGCCGCTTACGATAACCTCAAAAAGTAA
- a CDS encoding response regulator codes for MFQVLLVDDEALARNDVKSMLDWEKHGFTISGEAHNGSMALSMMEQHTPHIAILDVSMPLMNGVELSRMIRDRFPKVKMIMLSSFDDYDYVRTCLMNGAMDYLLKHRLNPAALLSLLNKAVQELKSEEREHEARSAQTKMIERLSPVILREHVANLARDVQEAGEELQSYARDNELYTHSINYGTATVQIVPFLLLTESLTDVQKNRFVQQATDVMQMAIGDIQKRTVGYVGEGRFIVLFSSADRSEHTITTQINQAMSSLSHSLEKFLNLKCVYAIGQLCGSLRQLGVSYSKANQDMNDMFYQTSHTSILKDSLFIEEQKQLLLFLEQLDGERINHIISTIFAGVRSLPVYAMTVQIIVSEMLHIVEISLKRHFPHTPIEKNELIPSRSELGRIGNIAELEQWLLNYYARMVEVIKQQHAGGPYSRHISKAIQFITDNYASNISLDITASALNLNPSYLSRLFKEETHLTFTEYLNRVRIKTSCMLMESGSYSLKEISSQVGFLSYTYYFKVFKIINGMTPQVYMDNLKQSKK; via the coding sequence ATGTTTCAAGTATTATTGGTGGATGACGAGGCGTTGGCACGTAACGATGTGAAGAGTATGTTGGATTGGGAAAAGCATGGATTCACCATAAGCGGTGAAGCACATAACGGATCTATGGCCCTTTCCATGATGGAGCAGCATACTCCGCATATCGCGATCTTGGATGTGAGCATGCCGTTAATGAATGGGGTAGAACTGAGCCGTATGATCAGAGACCGGTTTCCCAAGGTTAAAATGATCATGCTGAGCAGCTTTGACGATTACGATTATGTTCGGACTTGCTTAATGAACGGTGCTATGGATTATTTGCTCAAACATCGCTTGAACCCGGCTGCGCTTTTGTCGCTTCTGAATAAAGCGGTTCAGGAATTGAAGAGTGAAGAACGGGAGCATGAAGCTCGCAGTGCTCAAACCAAAATGATTGAACGTCTAAGTCCGGTTATACTTCGCGAGCACGTAGCTAATTTGGCTAGAGATGTCCAAGAAGCCGGTGAAGAGCTGCAGTCTTATGCACGGGACAATGAGCTCTATACCCATTCCATAAATTATGGAACCGCTACCGTACAAATCGTTCCTTTTCTGTTGTTGACGGAGTCCTTGACCGATGTACAGAAGAATCGCTTTGTACAGCAGGCTACGGATGTCATGCAGATGGCAATTGGTGACATTCAGAAGCGGACGGTTGGCTATGTGGGGGAGGGACGCTTTATTGTCCTATTTTCTTCTGCGGATCGAAGCGAGCACACGATTACAACCCAAATCAATCAAGCCATGAGCAGCCTTTCCCATTCTCTCGAGAAATTCCTTAACTTAAAATGTGTCTATGCGATAGGGCAGCTATGCGGAAGTTTAAGACAGCTTGGTGTCAGTTATAGCAAAGCTAACCAGGATATGAACGACATGTTCTATCAAACCTCGCATACATCCATCCTGAAGGATTCACTGTTTATTGAAGAGCAGAAGCAATTACTGCTTTTTCTGGAACAGTTGGATGGGGAAAGGATTAACCATATCATTTCAACCATTTTTGCTGGAGTACGGAGTCTGCCTGTCTACGCCATGACGGTGCAAATCATTGTAAGCGAAATGCTGCATATTGTTGAAATATCGTTGAAGCGGCATTTTCCTCATACACCCATAGAAAAAAACGAACTCATCCCTTCACGAAGTGAACTTGGGCGAATTGGAAACATTGCCGAGCTTGAGCAATGGTTGTTAAATTACTATGCACGTATGGTTGAAGTCATCAAGCAACAGCATGCAGGAGGACCCTATTCGCGTCATATTTCGAAAGCCATACAATTTATTACGGACAACTATGCTTCCAACATTTCTTTGGACATCACGGCGAGTGCCCTTAATTTGAATCCTTCCTACTTAAGCAGATTGTTCAAAGAGGAAACGCATTTGACGTTCACGGAATATTTGAACCGAGTTCGTATTAAAACAAGCTGCATGCTCATGGAATCCGGCTCTTATTCTTTGAAAGAGATTAGCAGTCAAGTCGGTTTTTTGAGTTATACTTACTATTTTAAAGTTTTTAAAATCATAAACGGAATGACACCTCAGGTGTACATGGATAACCTCAAACAGTCAAAAAAGTAG
- a CDS encoding sensor histidine kinase, producing MKLFSIKKLISPTVSIQGKIFVAFSLVTLFGIVAVTSIVYLYMRETVKNNAITSVMESIRQADESLNLRLEEVSRLNTVVATNKTVLDTLLSKTEEPSYEWFQEQKRIEEFLSALIAYKPYISRVAVIGLNEKVFFVGSPWLDKNVLYTPMMDYLLQNGSGHAYFHQTGVIDSIVTGRELRYNRNLIGIVMFDLNDEFIKKIYDVKPTSDSMLFVVDRNNEFIYQPQTSALDKETIMGLKQELAGTDGSVERVIDQKSYLVITRKSDYTGWSTVALVPMKSLLTETTRIRNVLATVAIIVFMIIVIATLQVSSRITRNIRRLRSMMMHVMEGNMTLPSIEIHSKDEIGQLYQVFKSMVEELKRLLEGIVTTEKEKREAELAVLQAQIRPHFLYNTLNTVKYLAKLNGVPNIVEVSESLIELMRGVLGNTNEFLSLQEELQYVRSYVNIEKYKYVEPLHVNIEVENEELLQYSVLKLMLQPLVENAIIHGISSSEHEGMVLIRIYEENKELRIEVRDNGKGMSKEQIDALLEVNKDQTSTRFSGMGVRNVHERIVRLFGEPYGVFLYSEPDSYTNVQIRFPLLPSVDRMQKGE from the coding sequence ATGAAGTTATTCTCCATAAAAAAGCTGATTTCACCCACTGTAAGCATTCAGGGGAAAATCTTTGTCGCATTCAGTCTGGTTACTCTGTTTGGAATCGTTGCTGTGACGAGTATTGTTTATTTGTACATGAGAGAAACGGTCAAGAATAATGCGATTACTTCCGTCATGGAAAGCATACGACAAGCGGACGAATCATTAAATCTTCGGCTGGAGGAAGTTAGTCGCTTAAATACGGTTGTCGCTACCAATAAAACAGTGCTGGATACGCTGCTTAGCAAGACGGAGGAACCAAGCTACGAGTGGTTCCAAGAGCAAAAGCGGATCGAGGAATTTTTATCCGCATTGATTGCCTACAAGCCATACATTTCACGAGTTGCCGTCATCGGGTTGAACGAAAAGGTGTTTTTCGTCGGCTCCCCTTGGCTCGACAAAAACGTTTTATACACACCAATGATGGATTATTTACTTCAAAATGGCTCAGGTCATGCTTATTTTCATCAAACCGGCGTCATTGACTCCATTGTGACCGGGCGCGAGCTCCGATATAATCGTAATTTAATCGGTATCGTGATGTTCGATCTGAATGACGAGTTCATTAAGAAAATATATGATGTCAAACCTACGTCGGATAGTATGTTGTTTGTGGTTGACAGGAACAACGAATTCATTTATCAACCCCAAACAAGCGCCCTTGACAAGGAAACGATTATGGGGCTAAAACAGGAGCTGGCCGGTACAGACGGTTCGGTTGAAAGGGTCATCGACCAGAAATCTTATCTGGTCATCACGCGAAAATCGGATTATACAGGATGGTCCACGGTAGCACTCGTTCCGATGAAGTCGCTTTTAACGGAAACGACGCGGATACGCAATGTATTAGCCACAGTAGCCATTATAGTGTTTATGATTATCGTAATCGCCACTTTACAAGTTTCATCAAGAATTACAAGAAATATTCGAAGGCTGAGATCCATGATGATGCATGTCATGGAAGGCAACATGACGCTCCCGTCCATAGAAATTCATTCTAAGGATGAAATAGGTCAGCTCTATCAGGTATTCAAAAGTATGGTGGAAGAATTAAAGCGTTTACTTGAGGGAATCGTGACCACCGAGAAGGAGAAGCGTGAAGCGGAGTTGGCTGTTTTGCAGGCTCAAATCCGTCCCCATTTTCTTTATAACACGCTGAATACGGTAAAGTATTTGGCTAAGCTTAACGGGGTGCCGAATATTGTTGAGGTATCGGAATCTTTGATAGAACTCATGCGCGGTGTATTGGGGAATACGAATGAATTTCTCTCCCTGCAAGAAGAACTGCAGTATGTCCGCAGCTACGTAAATATTGAAAAATATAAATATGTGGAACCCTTACATGTGAACATAGAAGTCGAAAATGAAGAGCTTTTACAATACAGCGTTTTAAAGTTAATGCTGCAGCCTCTTGTGGAAAACGCCATCATTCATGGCATATCATCTTCGGAGCATGAGGGTATGGTGTTAATTCGCATTTATGAGGAAAACAAAGAACTGAGAATCGAAGTCAGAGATAATGGAAAAGGAATGTCGAAGGAACAGATCGATGCTCTGTTAGAAGTAAATAAAGACCAGACCAGCACACGCTTCAGCGGCATGGGAGTTCGTAATGTGCACGAACGCATCGTTCGACTGTTCGGGGAGCCTTACGGCGTGTTCCTCTATAGTGAACCTGATTCGTATACCAACGTGCAGATCAGATTCCCATTGCTGCCGAGTGTGGATCGTATGCAAAAGGGGGAATGA